A single window of Streptomyces xanthii DNA harbors:
- the rpsF gene encoding 30S ribosomal protein S6, with protein sequence MRHYEVMVILDPDLEERAVAPLIENFLSVVREGNGKVEKVDTWGRRRLSYEIKKKPEGIYSVIDLQAEPAVVKELDRQMNLNESVLRTKVLRPETH encoded by the coding sequence ATGCGTCACTACGAGGTGATGGTCATCCTCGACCCCGATCTGGAGGAGCGCGCTGTCGCCCCCCTGATCGAGAACTTCCTCTCCGTCGTCCGTGAGGGCAACGGAAAGGTGGAGAAGGTCGACACCTGGGGCCGTCGTCGTCTCTCGTACGAGATCAAGAAGAAGCCCGAGGGCATCTACTCGGTCATCGACCTGCAGGCCGAGCCTGCGGTCGTCAAGGAGCTCGACCGCCAGATGAACCTGAACGAGTCGGTCCTCCGGACCAAGGTCCTCCGCCCCGAGACCCACTGA
- the rpsR gene encoding 30S ribosomal protein S18 encodes MAKPPVRKPKKKVCAFCKDKVTYVDYKDTNMLRKFISDRGKIRARRVTGNCTQHQRDVATAVKNSREMALLPYTSTAR; translated from the coding sequence ATGGCGAAGCCGCCTGTGCGCAAGCCGAAGAAGAAGGTCTGCGCTTTCTGCAAGGACAAGGTCACGTACGTGGACTACAAGGACACGAACATGCTGCGGAAGTTCATTTCCGACCGCGGCAAGATCCGTGCCCGCCGCGTGACCGGCAACTGCACGCAGCACCAGCGTGACGTCGCCACGGCCGTGAAGAACAGCCGTGAGATGGCGCTGCTGCCCTACACGTCCACCGCGCGATAA
- a CDS encoding alanine racemase, with the protein MALTLYVDTARWRAHHKHVLEQFPGLVPVCKGNGYGFGHERLAEEATRMGSDILAVGTTYEAARIKDWFSGDLLVLTPFRRGEEPVPLPDRVIRSVSSVDGVHGLVGARVVIEVMSSMKRHGVSEQDLPQLAHAIQDVRLEGFAIHLPLDRTDGSDAVEEVIGWMDRLRAARLPLHTMFVSHLKAEELARLQQQFPQTRFRARIGTRLWLGDHDATEYRGAVLDVTRVAKGDRFGYRQQKAASDGWLVVVAGGTSHGVGLEAPKALHGVMPRAKGVARAGLATVNRNLAPFVWGGKQRWFAEPPHMQVSILFVPADAPEPQVGEELVAHLRHTTTQFDRLVDR; encoded by the coding sequence ATGGCGCTCACGCTCTATGTCGACACCGCGCGCTGGCGGGCACACCACAAGCACGTGCTCGAGCAGTTTCCGGGGCTCGTCCCCGTCTGCAAGGGCAACGGCTACGGCTTCGGCCACGAACGCCTCGCGGAGGAGGCGACCCGCATGGGGTCGGACATCCTCGCCGTGGGCACCACGTACGAGGCCGCCCGGATCAAGGACTGGTTCAGCGGTGACCTGCTGGTCCTGACGCCGTTCCGGCGCGGCGAGGAGCCGGTGCCGCTGCCCGACCGCGTCATCCGCTCCGTCTCCTCCGTGGACGGCGTCCACGGCCTGGTCGGCGCCCGTGTCGTCATCGAGGTCATGTCCTCGATGAAGCGGCACGGGGTGAGCGAGCAGGACCTTCCGCAGCTCGCGCACGCCATCCAGGACGTGCGGCTGGAGGGCTTCGCCATCCACCTGCCGCTGGACCGCACCGACGGCTCGGACGCCGTCGAGGAGGTCATCGGCTGGATGGACCGGCTGCGCGCGGCGCGTCTGCCGCTGCACACGATGTTCGTCAGCCACCTCAAGGCCGAGGAACTCGCGCGCCTGCAGCAGCAGTTCCCGCAGACCCGCTTCCGCGCGCGCATCGGCACGCGCCTGTGGCTGGGCGACCACGACGCGACCGAGTACCGCGGCGCCGTCCTGGACGTCACGCGGGTCGCCAAGGGCGACCGGTTCGGTTACCGGCAGCAGAAGGCGGCCTCCGACGGCTGGCTGGTGGTCGTGGCGGGCGGTACGTCGCACGGGGTGGGCCTGGAGGCCCCGAAGGCGCTGCACGGCGTCATGCCGCGCGCCAAGGGCGTCGCCCGCGCCGGCCTCGCGACGGTGAACCGGAACCTCGCGCCGTTCGTCTGGGGTGGCAAGCAGCGCTGGTTCGCCGAGCCGCCGCACATGCAGGTGTCGATCCTGTTCGTGCCCGCGGACGCTCCCGAGCCGCAGGTCGGTGAGGAGCTGGTGGCCCACCTGCGGCACACCACCACACAGTTCGACCGTCTCGTGGACCGCTGA
- the rplI gene encoding 50S ribosomal protein L9, producing the protein MKIILTHEVSGLGTAGDVVDVKDGYARNYLVPRGFAIRWTKGGEQDVAQIRRARKIHEIATIEQANEIKAQLEGVKVRLAVRSGDAGRLFGSVTQADVASAIETAGGPKVDKRRVELGSPIKTLGAHSATVRLHPEVAAKVNVEVVSA; encoded by the coding sequence ATGAAGATCATCCTGACCCACGAGGTCTCTGGCCTCGGCACCGCCGGCGACGTCGTCGACGTCAAGGACGGGTACGCCCGCAACTACCTGGTCCCGCGTGGTTTCGCGATCCGCTGGACCAAGGGTGGCGAGCAGGACGTGGCGCAGATCCGCCGCGCCCGCAAGATCCACGAGATCGCGACCATCGAGCAGGCCAACGAGATCAAGGCCCAGCTCGAGGGTGTCAAGGTCCGTCTGGCCGTCCGCTCCGGCGACGCCGGTCGTCTGTTCGGTTCCGTCACGCAGGCTGACGTCGCTTCGGCGATCGAGACCGCGGGCGGCCCGAAGGTCGACAAGCGCCGTGTCGAGCTGGGCTCGCCGATCAAGACGCTGGGCGCCCACTCGGCGACCGTGCGTCTGCACCCCGAGGTTGCCGCCAAGGTCAACGTCGAGGTCGTCTCTGCCTGA
- a CDS encoding single-stranded DNA-binding protein — MAGETVITVVGNLVDDPELRFTPSGAAVAKFRVASTPRTFDRQTNEWKDGESLFLTCSVWRQAAENVAESLQRGMRVIVQGRLKQRSYEDREGVKRTVYELDVEEVGASLRSATAKVTKTSGGGRGGQGGYGGGGGGQQGGGWGGGPGGGQQQGGGGAPADDPWATGSPAGGGQQQGGGGGGWGGSSGGSGGGYSDEPPF; from the coding sequence ATGGCAGGCGAGACCGTCATCACGGTCGTCGGCAATCTTGTCGACGACCCCGAGCTGCGCTTCACCCCCTCCGGTGCGGCGGTCGCGAAGTTCCGTGTCGCGTCCACTCCCCGCACCTTCGACCGTCAGACGAACGAGTGGAAGGACGGCGAGAGCCTGTTCCTGACCTGCTCGGTCTGGCGTCAGGCGGCGGAGAACGTCGCGGAGTCGCTCCAGCGAGGCATGCGCGTCATCGTGCAGGGCCGGCTGAAGCAGCGGTCCTACGAGGACCGTGAGGGCGTCAAGCGCACGGTCTACGAGCTGGATGTCGAGGAAGTCGGCGCCAGCCTGCGCAGCGCCACGGCCAAGGTCACCAAGACCAGTGGTGGCGGCCGCGGTGGCCAGGGTGGATACGGCGGCGGTGGCGGCGGCCAGCAGGGCGGCGGCTGGGGCGGTGGCCCCGGTGGCGGTCAGCAGCAGGGTGGCGGCGGTGCTCCCGCCGACGACCCCTGGGCGACCGGTTCGCCGGCCGGCGGCGGCCAGCAGCAGGGCGGCGGCGGTGGCGGCTGGGGCGGAAGCTCCGGCGGCTCCGGCGGCGGCTACTCGGACGAGCCCCCCTTCTAG
- a CDS encoding glycosyltransferase family 87 protein: protein MCGMPSAETTHVKPEEPEQVRPTREDKVAAAGSEFLGGPIGWRALTGRSWWTPVRVIALVMIGMFALGMVQKFPCYDGAWFYGASSQYTHACYSDIPHLYQGRGFADGLIPYFDRLPGDMEYLEYPVLTGVFMEVAAWLTPGSGTIQHQEQVYWMVNAGMLMICAAVIAACVARTHRRRPWDGLLVALAPAFALTSTINWDLFAVALTAAAMLMWSRGRTLAFGILIGLATAAKLYPALLLGPLFVLCWRAGKWREFAVAAFGAVVAWLAMNLPVMLMAPDGWSKFYTFSQERGVDFGSFWLVISQHMDTPLDTDVVNTLASALMVLACLGVAALALTAPRRPRFAQLAFLVVAAFVLTNKVYSPQYVLWLIPLAALARPKWRDFLVWQACEVVYFLGIWMYLAYTTSGDKHQGLPTDGYQAAVIIHLLGTLYLCAIIVRDIWLPERDVVRRSGDDDPSGGVLDGAEDRFVFGHAAYVAWEKEHEAEPPPPVNWGKDPDGSL from the coding sequence ATGTGCGGCATGCCCAGTGCAGAGACGACGCATGTGAAGCCGGAGGAGCCGGAGCAGGTGCGGCCGACCAGGGAGGACAAGGTCGCCGCCGCCGGTAGCGAGTTCCTCGGGGGCCCCATCGGGTGGCGGGCCCTGACCGGCCGGTCCTGGTGGACCCCCGTACGGGTCATCGCGCTCGTCATGATCGGCATGTTCGCGCTCGGCATGGTGCAGAAGTTCCCCTGCTACGACGGCGCCTGGTTCTACGGCGCCAGCTCGCAGTACACGCACGCCTGCTACTCGGACATCCCGCACCTCTACCAGGGCCGCGGATTCGCCGACGGTCTCATCCCGTACTTCGACCGGCTGCCCGGCGACATGGAGTACCTCGAGTACCCGGTGCTCACCGGTGTGTTCATGGAGGTCGCAGCCTGGCTCACGCCCGGCAGCGGCACCATCCAGCACCAGGAGCAGGTGTACTGGATGGTCAACGCCGGGATGCTGATGATCTGCGCCGCGGTCATCGCCGCGTGCGTGGCCCGGACGCACCGCAGGCGCCCCTGGGACGGCCTCCTGGTCGCTCTCGCTCCCGCGTTCGCCCTGACCTCCACCATCAACTGGGACCTCTTCGCCGTGGCGCTCACCGCCGCGGCGATGCTGATGTGGTCCCGCGGCCGCACCCTCGCGTTCGGCATCCTCATCGGGCTCGCCACGGCCGCCAAGCTCTATCCCGCGCTGCTGCTCGGCCCGCTGTTCGTCCTGTGCTGGCGCGCCGGGAAGTGGCGGGAGTTCGCCGTGGCCGCGTTCGGAGCGGTCGTGGCCTGGCTGGCCATGAACCTGCCGGTGATGCTCATGGCGCCGGACGGCTGGTCGAAGTTCTACACCTTCAGCCAGGAGCGGGGCGTCGACTTCGGCTCGTTCTGGCTGGTCATCTCCCAGCACATGGACACCCCGCTCGACACGGACGTGGTCAACACCCTGGCCTCGGCCCTCATGGTCCTGGCCTGCCTCGGTGTGGCCGCGCTCGCGCTGACCGCGCCGCGCCGACCGCGCTTCGCGCAGCTCGCGTTCCTGGTCGTCGCGGCCTTCGTCCTCACCAACAAGGTCTACTCGCCGCAGTACGTCCTCTGGCTGATCCCGCTCGCCGCCCTGGCCCGGCCCAAGTGGCGGGACTTCCTCGTCTGGCAGGCCTGTGAGGTCGTGTACTTCCTCGGGATCTGGATGTACCTCGCGTACACGACCAGCGGCGACAAGCACCAGGGACTGCCGACCGACGGCTACCAGGCCGCCGTGATCATCCACCTCCTGGGCACGCTCTACCTCTGCGCGATCATCGTGCGCGACATCTGGCTGCCCGAACGCGACGTGGTGCGGCGCTCCGGCGACGACGATCCGTCGGGCGGGGTGCTGGACGGGGCCGAGGACCGGTTCGTCTTCGGGCATGCGGCCTACGTGGCTTGGGAGAAGGAGCACGAGGCGGAGCCGCCGCCACCGGTGAACTGGGGCAAGGACCCCGACGGTTCACTCTGA
- the femX gene encoding peptidoglycan bridge formation glycyltransferase FemX gives MSLTLRTISREQHLAYIQSLPSASHMQVPAWADVKSEWRSENLGWFDDKTGEMVGAGLVLYRQLPKIKRYLAYLPEGPVINWYAPNLEEWLRPMLAHLKQQGAFSVKMGPPVIIRRWEAPSIKKGIQDPDVKRLRDIEADFIEPRAFEVADKLRRMGWQQGEDGGAGFGDVQPRYVYQVPLANRSLEEVHKQFNQLWRRNIKKAEKAGVEVVQGGYQDLAEWQRLYEITAVRDHFRPRPLSYFQQMWTALNTEDPNRMRLYFARHNGVNLSAATMLVVGGHVWYSYGASDNIGREVRPSNAMQWRMLRDAYALGATVYDLRGISDSLDETDHLFGLIQFKVGTGGQAAEYLGEWDFPLNKLLHKALDIYMSRR, from the coding sequence ATGAGCCTGACCCTGAGGACCATCAGTCGCGAGCAGCATCTGGCGTACATCCAGAGCCTGCCGTCGGCTAGCCACATGCAGGTCCCCGCATGGGCAGATGTGAAGTCGGAGTGGCGCTCCGAGAACCTCGGCTGGTTCGACGACAAGACCGGCGAGATGGTCGGCGCGGGCCTGGTGCTCTACCGCCAGCTGCCCAAGATCAAGCGTTACCTGGCCTATCTGCCCGAGGGCCCGGTCATCAACTGGTACGCGCCGAACCTCGAAGAGTGGCTGCGGCCGATGCTCGCGCACCTCAAGCAGCAGGGCGCCTTCTCCGTGAAGATGGGCCCGCCGGTCATCATCCGCCGCTGGGAGGCCCCTTCCATCAAGAAGGGCATCCAGGACCCCGATGTGAAGCGCCTGCGCGACATCGAGGCGGACTTCATCGAGCCCCGCGCCTTCGAGGTCGCCGACAAGCTGCGCCGCATGGGCTGGCAGCAGGGCGAGGACGGCGGTGCCGGCTTCGGCGACGTGCAGCCCCGCTACGTCTACCAGGTGCCGCTCGCGAACCGCTCCCTGGAAGAGGTCCACAAGCAGTTCAACCAGCTGTGGCGGCGCAACATCAAGAAGGCCGAGAAGGCCGGCGTCGAGGTCGTCCAGGGCGGCTACCAGGACCTCGCCGAGTGGCAGCGTCTGTACGAGATCACGGCCGTGCGCGACCACTTCCGGCCGCGTCCGCTCTCGTACTTCCAGCAGATGTGGACGGCCCTCAACACCGAGGACCCGAACCGCATGCGGCTGTACTTCGCCCGGCACAACGGGGTGAACCTGTCGGCCGCGACGATGCTCGTCGTCGGCGGGCACGTCTGGTACTCCTACGGCGCCTCGGACAACATCGGCCGTGAGGTCCGGCCCTCGAACGCGATGCAGTGGCGCATGCTGCGTGACGCGTACGCGCTCGGCGCCACGGTCTACGACCTGCGCGGCATCTCCGACTCCCTCGACGAGACGGACCACCTCTTCGGCCTCATCCAGTTCAAGGTCGGCACGGGCGGGCAGGCGGCCGAGTACCTCGGCGAGTGGGACTTCCCGCTCAACAAGCTGCTGCACAAGGCGCTCGACATCTACATGTCGCGGCGCTGA
- a CDS encoding MATE family efflux transporter: MVPMTQAPATPKAARRRHDREIVALAVPAFGALVAEPLFLMADSAIVGHLGTSQLAGLAVASALLTTAVSVFVFLAYATTAAVARRVGAGDLRAAIQQGMDGIWLALILGAAVIAVVLPTAPTLIDLFGASDTAAPYAVTYLRISALGIPAMLVVLAATGVLRGLQNTKTPLYVAVAGFIANGALNAGLVYGADLGIAGSAWGTVIAQIGMAVIYLVVVVRGARRHGASLRPDAAGIRACAQAGAPLLVRTLSLRAILMIATAVAARLGDADVAAHQIILSLWSLLAFALDAIAIAGQAIIGRYLGADDAQGARDVCRRMVQWGIASGVVLGVLVILTRPLFVPLFTSDPVVQDAALPALVVVALSQPICGIVFVLDGVLMGAGDGPYLAWAMLITLAVFTPVALLVPVLGGGLTALWGAMTLMMAVRMATLWMRYRSGRWAITGATR, from the coding sequence GTCGCCCTGGCCGTCCCGGCCTTCGGCGCACTCGTCGCGGAGCCGCTCTTCCTCATGGCCGACAGCGCCATCGTCGGCCACCTCGGCACGTCCCAGCTCGCCGGTCTCGCCGTCGCCTCGGCCCTGCTGACGACCGCGGTCAGCGTCTTCGTCTTCCTCGCCTACGCGACCACCGCCGCGGTCGCCCGCCGGGTCGGCGCCGGCGATCTGCGCGCCGCGATCCAGCAGGGCATGGACGGCATCTGGCTCGCGCTGATCCTCGGGGCCGCGGTCATCGCGGTCGTCCTGCCCACCGCACCCACCCTGATCGACCTCTTCGGCGCCTCCGACACGGCCGCGCCCTACGCGGTCACCTATCTGCGGATCTCCGCCCTCGGCATCCCCGCGATGCTTGTCGTCCTCGCCGCCACCGGCGTCCTGCGCGGCCTGCAGAACACCAAGACCCCCCTCTACGTCGCCGTCGCCGGCTTCATCGCCAACGGCGCGCTCAACGCGGGCCTGGTCTACGGCGCCGACCTCGGCATCGCCGGCTCCGCCTGGGGCACGGTCATCGCCCAGATCGGCATGGCCGTCATCTACCTCGTCGTGGTCGTCCGGGGAGCGAGGCGCCACGGCGCCTCGCTCCGCCCGGACGCGGCCGGCATCCGCGCCTGCGCCCAGGCAGGCGCCCCGCTCCTGGTCCGCACGCTCTCGCTGCGCGCGATCCTGATGATCGCCACAGCGGTCGCGGCCCGGCTCGGCGACGCCGACGTGGCCGCCCACCAGATCATCCTGTCGCTGTGGAGCCTGCTGGCCTTCGCCCTCGACGCCATCGCCATCGCAGGCCAGGCCATCATCGGGCGCTATCTCGGCGCGGACGACGCCCAGGGCGCCCGCGACGTGTGCCGCCGCATGGTCCAGTGGGGCATCGCGTCCGGCGTGGTCCTCGGTGTCCTGGTCATCCTCACCCGGCCACTCTTCGTGCCGCTGTTCACCAGTGACCCGGTCGTGCAGGACGCCGCCCTGCCCGCCCTCGTCGTCGTGGCCCTGTCCCAGCCGATCTGCGGCATCGTCTTCGTGCTCGACGGTGTCCTCATGGGCGCGGGCGACGGCCCGTACCTGGCCTGGGCCATGCTGATCACCCTGGCCGTCTTCACACCCGTCGCCCTGCTGGTGCCGGTTCTCGGCGGCGGACTCACCGCCCTCTGGGGTGCGATGACCCTGATGATGGCAGTCCGCATGGCAACCCTCTGGATGCGCTACCGCTCCGGCCGCTGGGCCATCACCGGTGCGACCCGCTGA